TGACGACGCCGCGGAAACGAGCCTCGTCTAGACCGCCGAAGCCGACCATTGCGGCGCCAAGCAAGTCATGTCGCTGGGTGAAGTAGCTGGAAAGCTGGGCGACCGCTTCAAGCTGGATCACTCCAGGCATGATCGGCATGCCTGGCATATGGCCACGCACCCAAAATTCGTCTTCGGTGACATCTTTGTAACCGGCGCACACCGAGCGTTCGGTGTCCTCATAGAGGATACCGGTCAGATGTTCCATCTCGAAACGTTGCGGATTTAGCTTGCGAATGTCCTCGATATCCGCAATCGGATTTTCAAGGTCCAGCAGTGCCAAATCAACGATAAGATCGCTTTTAGCCACGAACTGCTCCGTTAGTTTTGCGGGCAGCGGTAGATTAGGTTTTAACTTTACGACGCTTTGCTTTACGCGCTTTTGCGTTGGCCGGACGTTGTCCGTGGTTCGCTTTTTTCAGCTTATGGTGTGGTTTTGCCATGGATCTATACAACTTAGGTGAGCGGAATAGTTATCGAAAAATCTCAGCTAGAGTTTTATCGAGCGTGAGAAAATAGCATGTTTGGCATCGTTTTGGTAGCCATCCCCCAAAAGGTTCCTGGGAAGAAGGCTTTTCACGGTTGCGGACCCTCACAGGATGCCGTTGAGGGGCCA
The sequence above is a segment of the Novipirellula galeiformis genome. Coding sequences within it:
- a CDS encoding 50S ribosomal protein bL37 yields the protein MAKPHHKLKKANHGQRPANAKARKAKRRKVKT
- a CDS encoding 3-hydroxyacyl-ACP dehydratase FabZ family protein; translated protein: MAKSDLIVDLALLDLENPIADIEDIRKLNPQRFEMEHLTGILYEDTERSVCAGYKDVTEDEFWVRGHMPGMPIMPGVIQLEAVAQLSSYFTQRHDLLGAAMVGFGGLDEARFRGVVTPGDKLILLIELKKASRGRMIVAKFQGVVDGKLVVDGILRGIPIPIDSVKKHLESRKSR